Proteins found in one Streptosporangiales bacterium genomic segment:
- a CDS encoding response regulator has protein sequence MKGRVLVVDDDTALAEMLGIVLKSEGFEPHFCPTGDKALDLFREVRPDLVLLDLMLPGKDGIDVCRDIRTESGTPIVMLTAKSDTVDVVLGLESGADDYIVKPFKPKELVARVRARLRRSEDPLPELLQIGDLDIDVAAHEVRRGEESISLTPLEFDLLVALARKPRQVFTREVLLEQVWGYRHAADTRLVNVHVQRLRSKVEQDPENPQVVVTVRGVGYKAGPA, from the coding sequence ATGAAGGGACGCGTCCTAGTCGTCGACGACGACACCGCACTTGCCGAGATGCTCGGCATCGTGCTCAAGAGTGAGGGCTTCGAGCCACACTTCTGCCCGACCGGAGACAAGGCACTCGACCTGTTCCGCGAGGTGCGCCCCGACCTCGTGCTGCTCGACCTGATGCTGCCGGGCAAGGACGGCATCGACGTCTGCCGCGACATCAGGACGGAATCCGGCACCCCGATCGTGATGCTCACCGCGAAGAGCGACACCGTCGACGTCGTGCTCGGCCTCGAGTCAGGCGCCGACGACTACATCGTGAAGCCGTTCAAGCCCAAGGAGCTGGTGGCCCGGGTACGGGCCAGGCTGCGGCGCTCCGAGGACCCGCTGCCCGAGCTGCTGCAGATCGGCGACCTCGACATCGACGTCGCCGCACACGAGGTCCGCCGCGGTGAGGAGTCGATCTCGCTGACCCCGCTGGAGTTCGACCTGCTCGTCGCGCTCGCCAGGAAGCCGCGCCAGGTGTTCACCCGCGAGGTGCTGCTCGAACAGGTGTGGGGCTACCGGCACGCCGCCGACACCCGGCTGGTGAACGTGCACGTGCAGCGGCTGCGCTCCAAGGTCGAGCAGGACCCGGAGAACCCGCAGGTAGTGGTCACCGTCCGGGGGGTCGGCTACAAGGCGGGCCCGGCCTGA